A region from the Paludicola sp. MB14-C6 genome encodes:
- a CDS encoding putative glycoside hydrolase, whose protein sequence is MSKQRKIIRTKRIYKRKRTKSKALSTIVFILFLFVLVGFGFIVKGEWSKRFGPNAPKPSSNTSSDYSESKPSSLVSSGTNSKPDTSDSLKEIKAAYLPSSQLAQHSADQFKAVMQKFKTDGYNAVYVELKTPEGKIYYNTQNESAKKFNAVAENPIDLNVLVKAMKDAGLKPLAQMSALKDGIAPHVKNENSYAFGTTLTTNWLDNSVDKGGKPWLNPYMDKARSYICDLTKELSTAGFEAIVLDNVMFPEKNTGKLNLINENKPKPEILKQLLQEAQTAAGKAKVLQGINIEVFANVNASGYSNQASAISYTNLSPIINMEVVKAKLPEIKTAAQIEGSETDIVKAILQKIQSGNKDVQFMPVIKQSDLTVLEPILKELKIENYILM, encoded by the coding sequence ATGTCCAAACAACGTAAGATAATTCGTACAAAAAGAATTTACAAACGAAAGCGTACGAAGAGCAAAGCATTATCCACAATTGTATTTATATTATTTTTGTTTGTCTTAGTTGGCTTCGGCTTTATTGTAAAAGGTGAATGGTCAAAACGATTTGGACCAAATGCACCTAAGCCATCATCTAACACCAGCTCAGATTATTCCGAGAGTAAGCCTTCTTCTCTTGTCTCAAGCGGAACCAATAGTAAGCCTGATACCTCCGATTCCCTTAAGGAGATTAAGGCCGCCTATCTTCCATCTTCTCAATTGGCCCAACATTCTGCAGACCAATTTAAGGCTGTTATGCAAAAATTCAAAACGGATGGGTATAATGCAGTATATGTAGAATTAAAAACTCCGGAAGGAAAAATATATTATAATACACAAAATGAATCTGCAAAGAAATTCAATGCAGTTGCTGAAAACCCAATTGACTTGAATGTTTTGGTGAAAGCAATGAAAGATGCAGGACTAAAACCACTTGCACAAATGAGTGCTTTAAAAGATGGAATAGCTCCTCATGTAAAGAACGAAAACTCTTATGCTTTCGGAACAACCTTAACAACAAACTGGTTGGATAATTCAGTTGATAAGGGCGGAAAGCCTTGGTTAAACCCTTATATGGATAAAGCAAGAAGTTATATTTGCGATTTAACAAAAGAACTTTCTACAGCAGGCTTTGAAGCTATTGTATTAGATAATGTAATGTTCCCTGAAAAAAATACAGGTAAGTTAAATTTAATCAATGAGAATAAACCAAAACCTGAAATTTTAAAACAATTGTTGCAAGAAGCGCAAACTGCTGCAGGTAAAGCTAAGGTGTTGCAAGGAATTAACATCGAAGTATTTGCAAATGTAAATGCTTCCGGATATAGCAATCAAGCTTCTGCAATTAGCTATACAAATCTATCTCCTATAATAAATATGGAAGTAGTAAAAGCAAAATTACCTGAAATAAAAACTGCTGCTCAAATTGAGGGCAGCGAAACTGATATTGTAAAAGCAATTTTACAAAAGATTCAAAGTGGTAACAAAGATGTTCAATTTATGCCTGTAATCAAACAATCAGACTTAACAGTGTTAGAGCCTATATTAAAAGAATTAAAGATAGAAAATTATATTTTGATGTAA
- a CDS encoding Rnf-Nqr domain containing protein: MNSFLQITGSFFKDMLTFALIAIFLENTIFSRAIGTSTVLYTVRKKYNIFLFGLIMTTVITVSSIITYFVNPLLQGLSYRYYITPAIYVVIIGIVYLTALIVTSSCFPKYKKVILPMIHVSTFNCAVLGALLLSANIANLNFAGYIGFGIGTGIGYTIASYFVDLAYERLSSEHVPNAFRGFPITLIYIGIVSLAIYGLIGHELPF; encoded by the coding sequence TTGAACAGTTTTTTACAAATTACAGGTTCCTTTTTTAAGGATATGCTGACTTTTGCGCTAATAGCTATCTTTTTAGAAAATACTATTTTCTCTAGAGCAATCGGTACCAGTACTGTGCTGTATACTGTGAGAAAAAAATATAATATCTTTTTGTTTGGATTAATTATGACAACAGTAATTACTGTGTCGTCCATTATAACCTATTTTGTTAACCCACTTCTGCAAGGGCTATCTTATAGGTATTACATTACTCCCGCAATTTACGTTGTTATTATCGGTATTGTATATCTTACAGCGTTAATCGTAACATCAAGCTGTTTTCCAAAATATAAAAAAGTTATTTTGCCTATGATTCATGTCAGCACATTTAACTGTGCTGTTTTAGGAGCATTACTTCTAAGCGCAAATATTGCAAATTTAAACTTTGCTGGTTATATAGGCTTTGGAATAGGAACGGGTATTGGTTATACAATTGCATCTTATTTTGTTGATTTAGCGTATGAGCGTCTTTCCAGTGAACATGTGCCAAATGCTTTTCGTGGATTTCCAATAACGCTAATATATATCGGTATTGTTTCTTTAGCGATTTATGGTTTGATTGGCCATGAGCTACCATTTTAA
- a CDS encoding Rnf-Nqr domain containing protein yields the protein MKKTFYLRHKKSFEKFNGLLLGNTVLERGLVLSPVIVASYNYQNSIILGISFVMITFFTVLLSSFIPKKIPYTIRSIFYTLIACAIFIPTAMWMDSIYPEQVFKLGIFLPLLVANSLIVVKSESRFHKHKKGMMIVDLLCHTIGFFLVIVLVGTIREIIGNGTLMGQAISLPFKVPAIIYPFSGFILVGFLAALVKRIKYKLENPKERNPIAVPETK from the coding sequence ATGAAAAAAACATTTTATTTAAGACATAAGAAGTCATTTGAAAAATTTAACGGATTGTTATTGGGAAACACCGTTTTGGAAAGAGGTTTGGTTTTATCACCTGTAATTGTAGCAAGCTATAACTATCAAAATTCTATCATTCTTGGTATTTCTTTTGTTATGATTACATTTTTCACTGTGTTGTTATCTTCCTTTATTCCGAAGAAAATTCCGTATACGATTCGTTCTATCTTTTATACGTTGATTGCTTGCGCCATTTTTATCCCTACTGCAATGTGGATGGATTCAATCTATCCAGAACAGGTATTTAAATTAGGAATTTTCTTGCCATTGCTTGTAGCAAACTCCTTAATTGTTGTAAAAAGTGAATCACGATTCCATAAGCATAAAAAAGGAATGATGATTGTTGATTTACTTTGCCATACTATTGGATTCTTCCTTGTAATCGTTTTAGTTGGTACCATTCGTGAAATAATAGGCAACGGAACTTTAATGGGTCAAGCAATTAGCTTACCATTCAAAGTACCTGCTATCATTTATCCTTTCAGTGGATTTATTTTAGTCGGATTTTTAGCTGCACTTGTGAAACGAATCAAATACAAGCTTGAAAATCCGAAGGAGCGCAATCCAATTGCTGTTCCTGAAACAAAATAA
- a CDS encoding RnfABCDGE type electron transport complex subunit D: MEKQTTMKKKYINIILTLLAVAVMPFYLYGQMIIPLLIVGVATAIVFEFICNRFAGKKKIENQDYSCIITALITTLLLPATAPWWIVVVSVFVALVIAKHPFGGTGFNIFNPAAAGLAFVAICWPEYVLRYPIPQAIKSVTDASMIQYVDSFSSILKGGGTPKTHYFTVLLGDFAGPMGATCILVLLTCMIYLLIRRVINIRVVSSTILVVAITALLFPRVQTNLVSSLVFEFTSGVLLFGTIFMASDPATMPKTKNGQVLYGLILGIFVMIFRHFGAMELEFVYAILIANIFAIPCDRYANALHNKMNAFMDSSKAKQKRENTSTEQEAMQPIEKPQPELSKARIVVVGEVDANEKVEEVVVLKETQPAKGNTNQAKKSKANAKAGKAGRK; the protein is encoded by the coding sequence ATGGAAAAACAAACTACTATGAAAAAAAAGTATATCAATATTATTTTGACGTTACTTGCGGTTGCGGTGATGCCGTTCTATTTATACGGACAAATGATAATTCCTTTGTTAATTGTGGGTGTGGCAACTGCTATAGTTTTTGAATTTATTTGTAACCGGTTTGCGGGCAAAAAGAAAATTGAAAATCAAGATTATTCTTGTATTATAACTGCACTCATAACAACGCTATTGCTTCCTGCAACTGCTCCTTGGTGGATTGTTGTTGTAAGCGTTTTTGTTGCGTTGGTAATTGCAAAGCATCCATTTGGTGGAACGGGATTCAATATTTTCAACCCAGCAGCAGCTGGTCTTGCTTTTGTTGCAATTTGCTGGCCGGAGTATGTATTGCGTTATCCAATTCCACAAGCTATTAAATCAGTAACAGATGCTTCTATGATTCAATATGTGGATTCTTTCTCCAGCATCTTGAAAGGTGGAGGAACTCCAAAAACTCATTATTTTACTGTTCTTTTAGGTGATTTTGCAGGCCCTATGGGGGCAACCTGTATTTTAGTTTTACTAACATGTATGATTTATTTGTTAATCCGCAGAGTGATTAACATACGTGTAGTTTCCTCAACTATTCTAGTTGTTGCAATTACAGCTTTGCTTTTCCCTAGAGTACAAACCAATTTGGTATCCTCATTGGTATTTGAATTTACTTCCGGCGTATTGTTATTTGGAACAATCTTTATGGCGAGTGATCCCGCAACAATGCCGAAGACCAAAAATGGCCAAGTTTTATACGGCTTGATTCTAGGAATTTTTGTTATGATTTTCAGGCATTTTGGTGCGATGGAATTAGAATTTGTATATGCAATTTTAATTGCAAATATCTTTGCAATTCCATGTGATCGTTATGCGAATGCTTTACACAATAAAATGAATGCATTTATGGATTCATCAAAAGCAAAGCAAAAGAGAGAAAATACTTCAACAGAGCAAGAAGCAATGCAACCGATTGAAAAGCCACAGCCTGAATTAAGCAAGGCTAGGATTGTAGTAGTTGGCGAAGTTGATGCAAATGAAAAAGTTGAAGAAGTTGTTGTATTAAAAGAAACTCAACCTGCAAAAGGCAATACTAACCAAGCTAAAAAGAGTAAGGCAAATGCAAAGGCCGGGAAGGCAGGTAGAAAATAA